One window from the genome of Diabrotica virgifera virgifera chromosome 6, PGI_DIABVI_V3a encodes:
- the LOC126886053 gene encoding uncharacterized protein LOC126886053 has protein sequence MKPTVIQLWMTKVRETGILNSLGVKRRRKSLKRRETRKRKKRRGKERQEKPKSRGPDEAGRGITKRARTANEASDEENNDKEELLKELAAQKELMRQLFEATKTREAQYEVRLVKNDEEIAQQRAEIAEPKKEILETKDAMVKSQKQVVDRLDVLMEARSQDNKSQ, from the coding sequence ATGAAGCCGACGGTTATTCAACTGTGGATGACAAAAGTGAGAGAGACGGGGATTTTAAACTCCCTAGGAGTGAAAAGAAGAAGGAAAAGTCTAAAAAGAAGAGAGACGAGAAAAAGAAAAAAGCGAAGAGGAAAAGAAAGACAAGAAAAACCCAAAAGTAGAGGCCCCGACGAGGCAGGCAGAGGTATCACCAAAAGGGCTAGGACAGCAAATGAAGCGAGTGACGAAGAAAACAACGACAAAGAAGAGCTCCTAAAAGAGCTAGCAGCCCAAAAAGAACTGATGAGACAGCTGTTCGAAGCCACCAAAACCAGGGAAGCCCAGTACGAGGTACGGCTGGTGAAAAACGATGAAGAGATAGCCCAGCAGAGGGCCGAAATAGCGGAGCCGAAGAAAGAAATATTGGAGACGAAAGACGCGATGGTCAAGTCACAAAAGCAGGTGGTGGACCGGTTAGACGTGCTGATGGAAGCCCGAAGCCAGGACAACAAGAGCCAATAA
- the LOC114335168 gene encoding uncharacterized protein LOC114335168 isoform X2, translating to MNNSNEILTAQNENIEAVGCRNKGHKMVQDELLSPWSRQKSISFIVLTVLFVVWACIFFPLLLRQQSNDDMDNMDMKSTTMGSTEMTGMSSTTKDMVHDHHHR from the exons ATGAACAATAGTAATGAAATTTTGACTGCACAGAATGAGAATATAGAG GCTGTTGGTTGTCGGAACAAGGGGCACAAAATGGTGCAAGATGAATTATTATCACCATGGAGCAGACAAAAGTCTATTAGTTTCATCGTTCTAACAGTGTTGTTTGTTGTTTGGGCTTGCATATTCTTTCCATTGTTATTAAGGCAGCAGTCGAATGACGATATGGACAATATGGATATGAAGTCGACCACAATGGGTTCGACGGAAATGACGGGAATGTCGTCGACCACAAAGGACATGGTCCACGATCATCATCATCGTTAA
- the LOC114335168 gene encoding uncharacterized protein LOC114335168 isoform X1: MEKYKYFKVIRNQQFEMCEEAVGCRNKGHKMVQDELLSPWSRQKSISFIVLTVLFVVWACIFFPLLLRQQSNDDMDNMDMKSTTMGSTEMTGMSSTTKDMVHDHHHR, from the exons ATGGAAAAATACAAGTATTTCAAAGTAATCAGAAACCAACAATTTGAAATGTGTGAAGAG GCTGTTGGTTGTCGGAACAAGGGGCACAAAATGGTGCAAGATGAATTATTATCACCATGGAGCAGACAAAAGTCTATTAGTTTCATCGTTCTAACAGTGTTGTTTGTTGTTTGGGCTTGCATATTCTTTCCATTGTTATTAAGGCAGCAGTCGAATGACGATATGGACAATATGGATATGAAGTCGACCACAATGGGTTCGACGGAAATGACGGGAATGTCGTCGACCACAAAGGACATGGTCCACGATCATCATCATCGTTAA